Part of the Candidatus Brocadia sinica JPN1 genome, TACCTGCCTTTTCTCGGTAACCGCAATTTAAGGGGTTTATATTCTGTTCCCATGTGAGAACCGTCACAAAAGGGAAGGTCGTTTGATTTTCCGCAACTGCACCACCAATAAGTTCCCGGTTCTCATTCTATGGTAACAGGCATTTCTTTTCCTCCTTTCCTGAATCCTTGATTTTAATCGTGAAAATTGGGTATGGTTGTTTGCAAACAGTGAGATTGGAATTATGGTTCAGTATGGTGTAATTTTTAAGCAAATAACTCCTGAACATAATTCCTTCTTGAGAAAAACCAGCATCCCGAAGTCTTTGTCACGGGTGATAAATAGTCTGTCCGTATTTTTTGCCTTCTCTAACATCATTTCATCTGAAGCCGTATGGAGATCGAGTTCTTTAGCAGTTACAACATCGTGTCCATACTTCCTTAAGAAATCTACGATTATTTTGTATATATCGTGGTCAGTTAACAATTTCATCAGCTTACTTCCATGTATATCTCTTCCTTTCTAATCAAATCCAGCACGTATTGAATGCAGGCCTTGATATCTTCTATCTTTAAATCTGGATAGTAATTTTGTATGGTCTCGTTAAAGGGAATTCCTTCCTGAATTAGTTCAAGCACGTTGTCAACGGTTATCCTTGTACCGATTATGTATGGTTTTACAAAATGTACTTTAGGATTAACGGTTATACGATTTCTATAATCTTTCATGTATACCTCCGATTAAAAATAGTTGCGTTAGGTTGATGAACGAAACCCAATATTTCCGTGAACGCTCCGGATGGTTGGTGTTGGGTTTCGCCTACGTTTTACTCAGCCTTATAGTTCGTTGTTTGTGGAATTTATGGTAAAACAACTTCAGGTTTAATGAGCCTTGATTTGGCTGGTTTTAACCCCTTCACCTTGACATAGACAACTAT contains:
- a CDS encoding DUF433 domain-containing protein, giving the protein MKDYRNRITVNPKVHFVKPYIIGTRITVDNVLELIQEGIPFNETIQNYYPDLKIEDIKACIQYVLDLIRKEEIYMEVS
- a CDS encoding DUF5615 family PIN-like protein, producing the protein MKLLTDHDIYKIIVDFLRKYGHDVVTAKELDLHTASDEMMLEKAKNTDRLFITRDKDFGMLVFLKKELCSGVICLKITPY